Below is a window of Halanaerobiaceae bacterium ANBcell28 DNA.
TTACATTACTGTTCCATATGCAGAATATAAAAGCAAAGAAGATTTTTTAAGTATGGCTGAAAAGTTAAATGAATGGGGTAATATTCTTAAAGAAAAGGGTTTGACTTTGTGTTACCATAATCATGATCAGGAATTTGAAGCCTTTGATGGTGAGTATGGACTTGATTTAATGTATGAGAATGTTGATTCAGATTTGCTCAAGGTTGAGTTGGATATATACTGGGTTAAAAAAGCTGCTCTTGATCCAGTAGATTATCTTTCTAAATATAGCCAGAGGACTCCTTTAGTACATTTAAAGGATATGGATGCCGAAACAGGTGTTTTTGCTGAAGTTGGAGAAGGTGTTATTGATATTCAGGCAATTATAAAGCAGGCGAATAAAGGTGCTGCTGAGTGGTTGATTGTAGAACAGGATATTTGTCAGAGACCTGCTCTTGAAAGTATTGAAATTAGTATAAACAATTTAAAAAAGATGGACATTTAAAATTTGTTTTTATTTAAAAATTGTATTGGTGATATTCCTACGTTTTTTTTAAAAATTTTATAAAAATTCGAGTAATCCCCAAAACCTAATTGATTACAGGTTTCTGAACAAGATTTTCCTGTAGATAACATTTCTTTTGCTTTTAGTATTCGTTTATAGGTAATGTACTGCATAACTGTAAATCCAGTATTTTTTTTGAAAAGATGGCAAAGATAATACTTACTTAAATAAAACTTATTTTCCAACTTCTTTAATGTGATTTTTTTATGGAGGTTATTATTAATATAATTAATAATCTCCATAATTTTTTTATCATAATTTTTATTATATACACTTATTTTTTGTTTTTGATAAACTTTGTTTACGCAAAGCAATATCTGCAAAAACGTAGTATCGATCATAATTTCTGCTTCAGGTGCGTCTTCGACTATATAGCCTATTAATTCTTTGAATTTACTATCCAATTTATTTCCTATTACATCTTTACTATCAAGTAAGTTAGACTTTCCAGTTTTTCTATTTTCAAAACAGTCCAGTAAAGAAAATTTATCATAATTTAATGATTTAATATATTTAGGATTAAAATGTACAACAATTCTTTCATATGCCTCATTAGAGTTAAAAACAGGTTTATGTAATTCTTTATTATTAATTAATAGTAAATCATTACTTTTTATTTGATAGCCTTGCCCTTCAATATAATATGTGACATCTCCTGAAATAAAGTAATATAATTCATAAGAATCATGGGCATGAATATTATACTCTGGACTTTTATAAGAGGTGCTCTGATTTATATTATATTTATTTTCTTTTGAATAATAGATCTTTTCTTTTTTCATTATTTGCTGCTCCTTAGTATAATAGAGTTAATCTTTCTAGAACACTATTAATAACTTTCTTTTATCCGATAGCTAACTGCCAGGGTCTGTTTTTTAGGTCATCCTTGAGGCCTAATCAAATATGCTCATACTGGAATTATCATTGTGTTTATAATCATAGTTTCCAGTAAGGAAAACTAAGAACTCACTTTATTATACAGCAATATTTGCAATATATAAAGCAAAAATAGCAAAGCTTTTTGACAATAGATAAATTATAATTAGGATAAGAGCTAATTATAATAATTTAATCATATTTAATTATTAAAGACTTTGCTTATAATTTTGAGTTTAGTATGAGGAGGAAGATATATGTATTTTACTGGTTTTGCTGATGAAGTAAGCGGAAATCTTGATATGCAAATTAAAGCTACTAAAGAACTGGGGTGGAAGTATATAGAAGCAAGAAATATAGCTGGAGAAAATCTTACTGATATTTCTGATAGTAAATTTGAGGAAGTTTTTGAGAAACTGCGGAAATCTGGTATAAAAGTAAATTGTTTTGGTAGTGCTGTAGCTAACTGGGGTAAAAATCCAGCTGATGAGAAAGATTTTGAGGAAAGTCTTAAGGCTTTAAAAAGGGCAATACCTAGAATGAAAAAGCTTGGTACAAAAATGATAAGAGGTATGAGCTTTGGGATTCCTAAGAAGTTTGATCTTGAAGATAGCATTGAAATGGAAAAGAATATCATAGAGAAGATGAAGTTTTTGATAAACTTATGTGAAGAAGCAGAAATATATTATTTGCATGAGAATTGTATGAATTATTTTTCTCAGTCATATGCACATATGGATAGGATGATGGAAGAAATTGATTCTCCATTTTTTAAAGTAGTCTTTGATACAGGTAATCCTGTTTTTTCCGATAACATGATGGGTGAGACTCCATATCAAAAGCAGGATACGTGGGAATTATGCTAATTATTCAGGAGGTAGAAAATATGGATAAAGTAAAGATTGGAATAATTGGAATTGGCAATATGGGAACAAGTCATGCTAGGAATCTTCTGGCTGCTAAAGTTGCTGGAGGGGAGTTGCATGCTGTCTGTGATACAGATCCAGATAGATTAGAATGGGCAAAGAAAGAGTTAGGAGAAGATGTAAAAAGATATGAGAATCATGATGATTTTTTTGCTGATGATGAACTGGATGCTGTAATTATTGCTACTCCTCACTATGATCATCCACCATTAGCTATTAAAGCTTTTGAAAATGATCTACATGTGTTGGTAGAAAAGCCAGCTGGTGTATATACTAAGCAGGTTCGAGAAATGAATGAGGCTTCTGAAAAAAGTGATAAAGTCTTCTGTATTATGTACAATCAACGTACTAATCCACTATTTCAGAAGCTTAAAGATTTAATAGAATCTGGAGAACTTGGTGAAATTAAAAGGACAAACTGGATTATTACCAATTGGTATCGTTCACAAAGCTATTTTGATTCAGGTGGTTGGAGAGCAAGTTGGGAAGGTGAAGGTGGAGGTACTTTGCTTAATCAAAATCCTCATAATCTTGATCTCTGGCAGTGGACCTGTGGTATGCCAGTTCGTGTTCGTGCTTTTTGTCATTTTGGGAAATATCATGATATTGAGGTTGAAGATGATGTTACAGCATATGTTGAATATGAGAATGGGGCTACGGGTGTCTATATAACTTCAACTGCTGATGCTCCGGGAACTAATCGACTGGAGGTTACAGGGGATAGGGGTAAAATTGTAATAGAAGATAATAAATTAAGCTTCTGGCGTTTACGTACTCCAGAAAGAGAGTTTAATAAAAACTATAAAGGTGGTTTTGGTCAGCCTGAATGCTGGAAATGTGATGTTCCTGTTCATGGTAAAGAGACTGCCCATCTTGGTATTATGAATGATTGGCTTGATTCTATCTTGAATGGCACTGAGTTGCTTGCGCCTGGAGTTGAAGGTATAAAGGGTTTGATGATCTCAAATGCAATGTACCTTTCAAGCTGGAATGATGACTGGATTTATATGCCTATTGATGAAGATTTATTTTATGAAAAACTTCAGGAAAAAATAAAAAATTCAAATTTTGAAAAAAAGGATGTTGGAAATAAGGCACTTGATGTATCTGGAACTCATTAATTACTTGATTAGCAAATAAGTTGATTCTGGGAAATATTTGGAATAGGAGCTTAGTACCAGGACAGAAGTTAAAGGAGAATGAAATATGGAGAAATTAAAAGTAGCGGTTCTTGGCTGTGGTAATATTTTTCCGGTTCATGCTGATATTATAACAGCTAGTAATAAAGCAGAATTAATTGCAGTTGTAGACATTGATGAAAATAAGGCTAAAAAAGCTGCTGGAAAATATAATTGTCTTTACTATACTGACTACCAAGATCTACTGAAAGAAGACCTTGATCTTGTTCATATATGTACACCACATTACCAACACTCTGCTATGGCCATAGATTTTATGGAAGCTGGTCTTGATGTGCTGGTAGAAAAACCAGTAGCCCTTAATAGTGAACGGGCAGAAAAGATGATCGAAACAGCAAAAAACACCAGTAGACGTCTGGGAGTAGTCTTTCAAAATAGGTTCAATGAAAATAATTTGAAAGCAAAAGAAATCCTGGAAAGTGCTAAGCTAGGTAAAATTAAAGCTATTAAGGCTATAGTAACCTGGCATCGAGATGAAGAATATTATCAACAGGACGATTGGAGAGGTGAATTTGCCACAGAAGGTGGTGGGGTATTGATTAATCAAGCCATTCATACCCTGGATTTAATGCAGTGGTTTGTAGGTGAAATAGAGGCTGTTAAAGGGAATGTTGATAATAGGTGCATACATTCAATAGAAGTAGAAGATACTGCAGAAGGAACTATCTTCTTTGAAAATGAAGTCAGAGGCATTTTTTATGCTAGCAATTGTTTTACTGTTAATTCACCTATTCAAATAGAAATAGATTGTGAAAGAGGCAGGATGATTTTAGAAGGTGGTAATTTGAAGATTGATTCCAATGTTTTTGATGACCAGTATGTTGATAGAAATAATACTAAATATAAATCTTATTGGGGATATGGCCATAAAACTTTGATTGAAGGTTTTTATAAAGATGTTATAGAAAATACTAATGATTTTACAATTAGTGCTGAAGATGGCATCAAGTGTTTACGGTTGATAGAGGCTATATATGAATCCTCAAAAAGCGCTAGTTTGGTGGAAATTAGGAAATAGTGTTGTGAGCAGGCTAATTACTAATAGCTTTAATAAAAAGTTTAAAAACCAAAGAGGTGTTCTTTATGAAAATTGCAGCACAATTATATACTTTAAGAGAATTTCTGCAAACTCCTAAGGAAATTGAAAAAACATTAAAGAAAGTAAAAAAAATAGGGTATGATGCAGTACAGGTATCAGGATTAGGACCTATTGATCCACAGGAATTAAAGGATATAGTTGACAAAGAAGGATTAAGTATTTGTGCTACACATATTGCTTTTGATCGTATGAAAAAAGATTTAGAAGGGGTAATTAGGGATCATAAATTATGGAATTGTAAATATGTAGGATTGGGTTCTATGCCAGGTGAATATAGAAAAGATAAAGAAAGTTATATTCACTTTACTAAAGAGGCTTCAGAGATGGCTCGTAAGTTAAAAGAAAATGGTTTACAATTTGTTTATCACAATCATAATTTTGAGTTTCGTAAATTTGGCAGCAAAACAGGAATGGACATCCTTTTTGAAGAAAGCGATTTGGAAGTGTTTGATTTTGAATTGGATACTTATTGGGTTCAGGCAGGGGGGGCTGATCCTGTAGAATGGATAAAAAAAGTTGCAGGCCGAATGAAAGTAGTTCATTTTAAAGATATGATGATATCTTCAGATATTGAGCAGCGTTTTGCTGAAATTGGAGAGGGTAATTTGAACTGGTCAAGAATTATAGAGGCTTGTAAAGAAATTGGAGTAGAATGGTGTCCTGTTGAGCAGGACCTTTGTTATGACCGTGATCCTTTTGAAAGTTTGGTCATTAGTTATAATAATCTAAAGGAGATGGGACTTTAGTTGTAGAAGATATGTCAAGTACTAAGGTTTTTTATATAGATGAGGATGAGATATGATATTAGTATGAAGATGATATTTAGATGGTATGCTGAGTTAATTTTATATTTTAAACCTAGATAAAGGGGTCAATTTAATTGGCTCCTTTTATATTTTCGAGTATAGAATAATATTAATAGGAAATTATGGATATTAACACTGGGCTTGTGTATTAATTTAGAAAAATAAAACTACTATTTACTTATTATTTGCTAATTTCTTATTCTAGACTTTATGAGTGAAAGATGTTACAATAAACTATGGAAATTAATAAATTTTAATTTGCTTTTTTTAGCGATTTTTTTTGCATTTTAATAGAGGAAAATAGCATAGCTTTATTGAATTAATAATTAAGAATTATATATTTCTAGTAGTAAAAAAAGTAAATTGGGAATAAGTTTTTTGAAATGTAGAATTATATAGTATGGGATTAGTAGAAAGGTATCTTATGAATAGTACACGTCGTATTGTCTTGGTTGGTTTATTGGTATCTTTAGGTTTGATATTGCATTTTGTGGAGGCGATGCTTCCTATGTCTGCAATAGTACCTGGGGCTAAATTGGGTTTAGCTAATATAGTTAGTTTAGTGGGATTAGTTTTGCTAGGTTTTCAAGGTGGCTTGCTAATTTTGCTTTTGCGTATTATTTTAGGTTCTCTATTAATTGGAACTTTTATGACAATTAGTTTTTATTTGAGCTTAAGTGGAGGTTTACTGTCTTATCTTATAATGGCATCTGCTTATTTTACATTTAGAGAGAAATTTAGTTTAATTGGCTATAGCGTAATTGGAGCTACCTTCCATAACATCGGGCAAATAGTGATTGCTTATTTCATTATACAAAATCCAGGAATATTTTATTATTTACCTTATTTAGTCTTATTAGCGATACCAACAGGTATTGGAGTAGGTTTAGTTTCTTATTTCTCAATATCTTATCTACCTGCTGAGAGTTCAAGGAGGGTGTAAAGTGAAAAAGCTTGTCTTAGCTTCTAAGTCACCTCGTAGAGTGGAATTGCTAAAAATGATGGGATTTGATTTTGCTATTATTCCTAGCCATATAAATGAAGATGAATATTTAGGATTAAATCCCGTGGAGATGGTAAAAAAATTAGCAAAAGCAAAGGCAGAACGAGTTGCTGAAAACTTAGAGAATACAGTAGTAATTGCTGCTGATACAATAGTTCTTATTGATGATATAATATTAGGTAAACCTCTTAATCGAGGAGAAGCAGTTTCTATTTTACAAAAAATACAGGGCGAAAAGCATCAAGTTTTTACAGGATTTGCTGTTTGTGATACAGAAACAAAGAATTTTATAGTTGATTATGATAAGACAGATGTATTTATGCGTTCAATTTCTGATGAGGAAATTATGAGTTATGTGGATACAGGTGAGCCTATGGATAAGGCTGGGGCTTATGGTATTCAAGGAATAGGTGGAATCTTTGTAGATAAGATTCTTGGATCTTATTTTACTGTAATGGGGTTACCTATTCATAAGTTGGCTTTAGTATTGAGGGATTTTGATTTTAAGATTTTTTAATTCCAATTATTATTTTTGTTTATAATTAGACTTTGTGGCTAATTTATATAATTTATATGTAGGGAGTAGAAGTTAATATGGGTGCTGTTGAGTATAGGTTTACTATCAAAGAGATGCCTGAAAATGAGCGCCCCCGCGAAAAACTAGTACAATATGGAGCAGAAAATTTATCAGATGCCGAATTATTAGCTTTGATAATAAGAGTAGGCAATAAGAAAAGAACAGCAGTTGAATTATCACAGGATATACTAAATAAATTTGGGGGACTTAAAGCATTAAATTACTTAAGTTTTAAAGATTTTATGACTGTTAATGGTATGGGGATAGCAAAAGCTGTACAATTAAAAGCTGTTGCTGAATTGAGTAAGCGTTTAGCTACATTAAATCGCGAAGAAAAGGAAGTTATTAAATCTCCAAGAGATGCTGCTCATCTCTTGATGCCAGAGTTGCGTTATTTAACTCAAGAGGTTTTTAAAATTGTACTTCTTGATATAAAAAATCAAGTTATAGCTATTCCGATGATTAGTAAAGGAGGTTTGACAAGCTCTATAGTACATCCCCGTGAAGTTTTTAAGGAAGCGATAAAACATAGTTCGGCAGCAATGATTTTAGTTCATAATCATCCTAGTGGTGTACCTGAGCCTAGTCGTGATGATATTAATATTACCAAGAAATTAATAGATGCCGGCAATATTATGGGAATAGATGTTTTGGATCATATTATTATAGGAGATGGTGTCTTTATAAGTATGAAAGAAAAAGGTTATATCTAATGTCTTGTATTAATAATTTTATAAGACAAGCTAATTGTGGAAGTAATTAAAAATTACGATATTATAGTTATTGATTTTGGGATAAATAGTTATTTTTTTAATATAGAAAGGGGAAAAATAATGGTATTTAAATTTGTTAGTGCACCGTTTTCACGCGACCTAGGAATTGATCTAGGTACTGCAAATACATTAGTTTATGTAAAAGGGAAAGGAATATTAATACGAGAACCATCAGTAGTTGCTTTAAGAGATAATCAGGAGGATGTTTTAGCTGTTGGTGATGAAGCAAAAAGAATGATTGGACGTACTCCTGGAAATATAGTGGCTGTTAGGCCCATGAAAGATGGAGTAATAGCTGATTTTGATGTTACAGAAACAATGATTAGGTATTTTATTGAAAAAGCACATAAAAGGACTAAATTAGTTCGCCCACGTATTATTATTTGTGTACCTTCAGGGGTTACTGAAGTAGAAAAACGTGCAGTATTAGATGCTGCTACACATGCTGGGGCCCGTGAAGCATATTTAATAGAAGAACCAATGGCAGCTGCTATAGGAGCAGGACTTCCAGTTCATGAGCCTACAGGTAACATGGTAGTAGATGTTGGTGGTGGTACTACAGAGGTTGCTGTAATTTCATTAGGTGGTATAGTAAGTAGTCGTTCAATTCGTATTGGTGGTGACGATATTGATCATAGTATAATTCATTATATTAAGAAAAAATATAAATTGATGATTGGAGAACGAACCGCTGAAGAAATAAAAGTAGGGATTGCTTCTGCTACTTCAACAGAGATTGAGGAAAGTGTTAAAGAAGTAAGAGGTAGAGATTTAGTTACTGGACTTCCTAAGAATCTTGAAATTACTTCAGAAGAGATTAGAAATGCCATACAAGAACCTGTTAATTCAATTGTAGAGGCTGTTAAATATACATTAGAACAAACTCCGCCTGAACTTTCAGCAGATGTAATGGATAGAGGCATTGTTCTAACAGGAGGGGGAGCCTTATTAAAAGGTTTAGATAGTTTATTGATTGACCAAACACAAATGCCAGTTCATATAGCAGATGAACCACTCGATTGTGTAGTAAAAGGAACAGGAATTGCTCTAGAAGAAATAAAATCCCTTAGAGATGTTCTGGTTACTTCAAAAAAAATATCTTAATATAAACAGGTGGTGTTAGTTTGAATAAATTGAACTGGACGACCATATTGATATCGTTGTTGGTAGTGTTTTTGATTGTTGGCCTTGGATTTATTAACTTTCCTGATTTTGCACTTTTGAATTGGATCGAACAGGGGATATATAATGTGATAACTCCTGTTCTGAATTTTAGCAATGGCTTGTATTATTCACTTGGAAATTATTGGAGCAGCATAGTTAATAGTGCTGCTTTAATAGAAGAAAATAAAGCTTTACGTGAAGAAATCTCAATGTATAAAATGGAAATGCTATATAGGGACTATTATAAAAACGAGAATATAAGATTAAGGGAATTACTTTCGTTTAAAGAACAATTGTCTTTTGAAAGTATTGGTGCAAGAGTAATAGGTTATAGTGTTACTCATTGGGGCGATAGGATGACTATTAATAGAGGTGCTCGAGATGGAGTTCAAGAAAGAATGCCAGTAGTTACTTACGGTGGTGCTCTTCTTGGACGTATTGAGACTGTAGGAGCTTTTTCTTCTCAAGTTTTATTAATAACTGATCCTGAATTTACTATAGGTGGAATAGTTGAGAGAGAAGAGTCTAGAGCTATTGGTATAGTTAGAGGACAAATAAATGAGACAAGTATTAATATTATGGACAATATATCCTGGAATACCAGGAGTCCAGAAGGAGATATTGAACTTGGTGATAATATAGTTAGTTCTGGTTTATCGGATAGTTTTCCGAGAGGACTTCCTATAGGTCGAGTCATCAATATAGAAAGTGACTCTTTTGCTTTATCTCAAAAAGCTGAAATAGAATTGTATATGTCTGAAAAGACGGTAGAAGAGGTATTAATTATTACTGATTTTTAAAAAGGGGGGGTTGAAATTAAACTTTTTATAAAGAATTTCATCTTTATAATTTTTGCTTTGTTCTTACAGATTAAAATTCCCCCAAACTTTATTTTTGAAGGAATAAAGCCAGACTTTTTATTAATTATAGTAGTAGTTATTAGCTTAAATTATGGAGTCAATAAAGGCGCGTTTTATGGTCTATTAGCAGGACTGTTTCAGGATCTTTTTATGACAGGCTTTTTTGGTGTTTTTACAATTATTAAAGTCTTTATTGCTAGTTTAACTGGTTTTGTGGAAGGCGTAGTTTTTAAAGATTTTATTATAATATCTCCTATTATAATATTTTTGGCTACTATCCTTAATGAATCTTTAATTATTCTACTTTCTGAAAATATTTTATTTAATATAAATTATTTTAATGTTTTAAAATCAATTATTTTACCAGCATCATTAGTTAATGCTATTATCGGACTTATTATATATTATATTTATTATAAAATTGATGTAGATGGAGGCAGTAATCATGGATAAGAGAATTAGTATCTTTAAAATAATTATTGTGCTTGTTTTCTTGTTTCTGATTCTCCGTGCAGGACAATTGCAAATAATACGAGGAGATTATTACTATCAATTGTCTGAAGGTAATAGAATGTCACAACGTCCTGTGTTAGCACCCCGGGGTAGAATACTTGATAATGACTATAATGTCTTGGTTTCAAATAGAGAAGCATATAGTATTTATCTTTTACCAAATGAGGTTCCTCCTGAGTACACTATTGATGAATTGATAAGCAGGTTAGCGTCTTTAAGTTCTTATGATGAGGAAACTCTTATGAATAATTATAATAGAGGGAGAGGTCATAGGTCAAATGCTGTCTTATTAAAAAGAAATATTTCTCGACAGACAATGGTTATCGTTGAAGAAAACATTGATGAACTTCCTGGAATTATGACGAATATTTCTTCGATGAGAGAATATGTTTATGGAGAGTTTGCACCACATATCCTTGGCTATGTAGGTGAAATTAATCGTGATGAACTAATAAGATTTAATGAGACTGGTGTTAATTACAGAGGCGGAGATGTTGTAGGCAAAACTGGATTGGAACGATTTTATGAGCCCTACTTAAGAGGAACAAATGGAATTGAGCAGATAGAGGTGAATAGCAGGGGTATTATGGCAAGAACCTTGGCTACTTTACCACCAGAACCTGGTAATGATTTGGTTCTAAATATAAATGTTGACTTACAACAATATGTTGAAACTCTTCTTGAAGAAGAGTTATATCGTTTAAGAAATGTTGCTTCAGAGGACGATGAATTATTTCCACCAACTGGAGCTGTAGCTATAGCTATGGATCCTAAGACTGGTGCTATTTTAGCCATGGCTAGTGTACCAGGATATGATTTGAATCTTTTTGTTGAAGGGATATCACATCAAGATTTTGCTGACTTAAATAATAACCCCTTAAGACCATTATATAATAGGCCAATTATGAATGAAGTGAATCCTGGTTCTGTATTTAAATTAGTAACTGGAGCTGCTGCTATTGAAGAACTAGGTGTGACTGCAGATACAAGCTTTGTAGATAATACCGGTATATATAGAATTGGTGAATTTGAGTATCGTAATTGGTATCGCTGGGGTGGAGAAGGAGAATTGAATTTTACTAGAGCTATTGCTCGTTCCAATAATGTGGTTTTTTACCAATTGGGTCATGAGCTATATAACCTTGATAGGGCTAATAGAGGAGATAATCTTGCTCAGGCAGCGAGAGAGTTTGGTTTTGGAGCTAAAACTGGGGTTGATCTTCCTAATGAACGCGTAGGTATAGTCACTGATAATGAATGGAAATTAAGGACACATGGAGAGATATGGTATCCTGGTGATGCAGTACAATTAGCTATTGGTCAAAGGCTTACCACAACTCCATTGCAAGTAATTAATATGATGTCTGCCATAGCTAATGGTGGATACTTATATCGTCCTCGCTTAGTAGATAAGATAATAGATCATAATGGAGAAATAATAGTTGATTTTGAGCCTGAAGTGATCAGAGAACTACCTTTTGAACAAAGCACCTATGATATATTAATAGAAGGTTTAAGGGAAACCACCAGGGAGTCTTATGGAACAGCATCTAGACATTTTATGGATTTTCCAGTTGAAGTTGTCGGGAAGACTGGTACGGCACAGACTAGAGCAGCAGGGGCAAATCATGGTTGGTTTGCTGGTTTTGCACCTATAGAGGATCCTGATTTGGCAGTTTTGGTATTTTTAGAAGAGGGTAATTCTAGTGCTTATACCTTACCGATTGCTGCTGATATTTTTAGAAAGTATTATGAGGTTGAAGAAGATATAGAATTAGAAATAGAATTGGATATAGAGTTGGATAATTAATTGTGCTTTATAAGAAGGGTTTTCTATATTTTTAACGAATTATATAAGTATGTATATATAATATTATCTAAAATATAGATATTTAGTCATGAAGGAGAACTTATATGGATGCAATTTCTTTTAAGGTTACATCACAGGGAGTTTATATAAATCTTAATCCCGAGAAGGAGTTTTTTGATATTCAAAAAGCTCTTTTAAAACACAGTAATGAAGCGAGTAATTTTTTTGCTGGAGTTGATTTATATATAAATCTTAATGGTCTCAATCTCTTGATGGACGAAATGCAGGAATTAATTGAACTAGTATCACGATATGAAAAAGTGGAGAATGTTTACTTTATAAGCCAAGAAGTTTCTTTGAAGTCTCGAAATATGGATACAATTTTGATTAATAGAACTATACGTTCTGGGCAGTTAATTAAATATCCAGCTAATATTGTTATTATAGGGGATGTAAACCCTGGTGCAGAGGTGATAGCTGGTGGTGACATTCTTGTAGTGGGTAAGTTGCGAGGTGTAGTTCATGCTGGGGCTACAGGGGCAAATGATTCACAGATTATTGCTCTTAAATTACAGCCTACTCAATTAAGGATTGCTAATATTATCTCCCGCTCACCTGATGAATTGAAAAATGTGGAGCCAAATGCTCCAGAAAGAGCATATGTAAAAAATGGGACAATAATTGTTGAAGAATTAGAACAAAAATAGTTTAAGATAATACAAATTACATAAAGGGGGAACCCAAATGTCGGGAAAAGTTATAGTTGTAACTTCAGGAAAAGGTGGTGTAGGAAAAA
It encodes the following:
- a CDS encoding sugar phosphate isomerase/epimerase, which translates into the protein MALPIALQLYTVREETKNDFLATLEKVAELGYQGVEFAGFGDIDASVMKAHLDRLGLKAVGSHTAIDLLENELDDVINYNLTIGNSYITVPYAEYKSKEDFLSMAEKLNEWGNILKEKGLTLCYHNHDQEFEAFDGEYGLDLMYENVDSDLLKVELDIYWVKKAALDPVDYLSKYSQRTPLVHLKDMDAETGVFAEVGEGVIDIQAIIKQANKGAAEWLIVEQDICQRPALESIEISINNLKKMDI
- a CDS encoding helix-turn-helix domain-containing protein, translated to MKKEKIYYSKENKYNINQSTSYKSPEYNIHAHDSYELYYFISGDVTYYIEGQGYQIKSNDLLLINNKELHKPVFNSNEAYERIVVHFNPKYIKSLNYDKFSLLDCFENRKTGKSNLLDSKDVIGNKLDSKFKELIGYIVEDAPEAEIMIDTTFLQILLCVNKVYQKQKISVYNKNYDKKIMEIINYINNNLHKKITLKKLENKFYLSKYYLCHLFKKNTGFTVMQYITYKRILKAKEMLSTGKSCSETCNQLGFGDYSNFYKIFKKNVGISPIQFLNKNKF
- a CDS encoding sugar phosphate isomerase/epimerase family protein, producing MYFTGFADEVSGNLDMQIKATKELGWKYIEARNIAGENLTDISDSKFEEVFEKLRKSGIKVNCFGSAVANWGKNPADEKDFEESLKALKRAIPRMKKLGTKMIRGMSFGIPKKFDLEDSIEMEKNIIEKMKFLINLCEEAEIYYLHENCMNYFSQSYAHMDRMMEEIDSPFFKVVFDTGNPVFSDNMMGETPYQKQDTWELC
- a CDS encoding Gfo/Idh/MocA family oxidoreductase, whose protein sequence is MDKVKIGIIGIGNMGTSHARNLLAAKVAGGELHAVCDTDPDRLEWAKKELGEDVKRYENHDDFFADDELDAVIIATPHYDHPPLAIKAFENDLHVLVEKPAGVYTKQVREMNEASEKSDKVFCIMYNQRTNPLFQKLKDLIESGELGEIKRTNWIITNWYRSQSYFDSGGWRASWEGEGGGTLLNQNPHNLDLWQWTCGMPVRVRAFCHFGKYHDIEVEDDVTAYVEYENGATGVYITSTADAPGTNRLEVTGDRGKIVIEDNKLSFWRLRTPEREFNKNYKGGFGQPECWKCDVPVHGKETAHLGIMNDWLDSILNGTELLAPGVEGIKGLMISNAMYLSSWNDDWIYMPIDEDLFYEKLQEKIKNSNFEKKDVGNKALDVSGTH
- a CDS encoding Gfo/Idh/MocA family oxidoreductase is translated as MEKLKVAVLGCGNIFPVHADIITASNKAELIAVVDIDENKAKKAAGKYNCLYYTDYQDLLKEDLDLVHICTPHYQHSAMAIDFMEAGLDVLVEKPVALNSERAEKMIETAKNTSRRLGVVFQNRFNENNLKAKEILESAKLGKIKAIKAIVTWHRDEEYYQQDDWRGEFATEGGGVLINQAIHTLDLMQWFVGEIEAVKGNVDNRCIHSIEVEDTAEGTIFFENEVRGIFYASNCFTVNSPIQIEIDCERGRMILEGGNLKIDSNVFDDQYVDRNNTKYKSYWGYGHKTLIEGFYKDVIENTNDFTISAEDGIKCLRLIEAIYESSKSASLVEIRK
- a CDS encoding sugar phosphate isomerase/epimerase, producing the protein MKIAAQLYTLREFLQTPKEIEKTLKKVKKIGYDAVQVSGLGPIDPQELKDIVDKEGLSICATHIAFDRMKKDLEGVIRDHKLWNCKYVGLGSMPGEYRKDKESYIHFTKEASEMARKLKENGLQFVYHNHNFEFRKFGSKTGMDILFEESDLEVFDFELDTYWVQAGGADPVEWIKKVAGRMKVVHFKDMMISSDIEQRFAEIGEGNLNWSRIIEACKEIGVEWCPVEQDLCYDRDPFESLVISYNNLKEMGL
- a CDS encoding Gx transporter family protein, whose amino-acid sequence is MNSTRRIVLVGLLVSLGLILHFVEAMLPMSAIVPGAKLGLANIVSLVGLVLLGFQGGLLILLLRIILGSLLIGTFMTISFYLSLSGGLLSYLIMASAYFTFREKFSLIGYSVIGATFHNIGQIVIAYFIIQNPGIFYYLPYLVLLAIPTGIGVGLVSYFSISYLPAESSRRV
- a CDS encoding Maf family protein; translated protein: MKKLVLASKSPRRVELLKMMGFDFAIIPSHINEDEYLGLNPVEMVKKLAKAKAERVAENLENTVVIAADTIVLIDDIILGKPLNRGEAVSILQKIQGEKHQVFTGFAVCDTETKNFIVDYDKTDVFMRSISDEEIMSYVDTGEPMDKAGAYGIQGIGGIFVDKILGSYFTVMGLPIHKLALVLRDFDFKIF
- the radC gene encoding DNA repair protein RadC, which codes for MGAVEYRFTIKEMPENERPREKLVQYGAENLSDAELLALIIRVGNKKRTAVELSQDILNKFGGLKALNYLSFKDFMTVNGMGIAKAVQLKAVAELSKRLATLNREEKEVIKSPRDAAHLLMPELRYLTQEVFKIVLLDIKNQVIAIPMISKGGLTSSIVHPREVFKEAIKHSSAAMILVHNHPSGVPEPSRDDINITKKLIDAGNIMGIDVLDHIIIGDGVFISMKEKGYI